ACGTCGAGACCAAGCCTGGGATCGGCTTCCCCAAGGACTGGGAGAACCAGAAGCGCTGGAATGGCGGCTGGCGGCGCAAGGCCAATGGCAAGATCGAGCCCAAGATGGGCGCCAAATGGCGCATCCTGGCCAAGATCTTCGCCAATCCGGACCTGCCCGAGATCGACGACTACTACGAGCCGTTCGATTTCGACTACGCGCACCTGCAGAACGCCCCGGAAATGAAGGCGTTTCCGACCGCTCGCCCGCGCTCGAAGATTACGGGCGAACGGATGGAGAAGATCGAGTGGGGCCCCAACTGGGAGGAAATCCTGGGCGGGGAGTTCTCCAAGCGCTCGGTCGACTACAACTTCGAAGGGGTCGAGAAGGAGATCTACGGCGCCTTCGAAAACACCTTCATGATGTATCTGCCGCGCCTGTGCGAGCACTGCCTCAATCCTGCCTGCGTGGCGGTCTGCCCCTCTGGCGCGATCTACAAGCGCGAGGAGGACGGTGTGGTCCTGATCGATCAGGACAAGTGCCGCGGCTGGCGCATGTGCGTCTCGGCCTGTCCCTACAAGAAAATCTACTACAACTGGGAATCGGGAAAGTCCGAGAAGTGCACCTTCTGCTATCCCCGTATCGAGGTGGGGCTGCCGACGGTCTGTTCGGAAACCTGCGTTGGTCGTATCCGCTACCTTGGGGTCATGCTCTATGACGCCGACCGGATCGGCGCAGCCGCTGCTGCGGCCGACGAGAAAGACCTCTACCAGGCGCAACTGGACGTCTTCCTGGACCCCAATGACCCGAAGGTGATCGCACAGGCTCGCGCCGACGGCGTGCCGGAAGCTTGGCTTGAGGCGGCCCGTCACAGCCCGGTCTATAAGATGGCGGTCGATTGGAAGGTCGCCTTCCCGTTGCACCCCGAATACCGCACCCTGCCGATGGTCTGGTACGTCCCGCCGTTGTCGCCGATCCAACATGCGGCGGCCGTCGGCGCTCTTGAGACCGATGGCGACATGCCGGACGTCTCCAGCCTGCGGATCCCCGTTCGCTATCTGGCCAACATGCTCACGGCCGGCGACGAGGCTCCCGTTCGCCTGGGCCTTGAGCGGATGCTGGCCATGCGGGCCTACATGCGCGCACGCAGCATCGACGGGCGGATCGACCACGGATTGGCTGAGCGGGTGGGGATGTCATCGACCCAGATCGAAGACATGTACCGCTACATGGCCATCGCCAACTACGAGGACCGCTTCGTCATTCCCACCACCCATCGCGAATGGGCGGAGGACACCTACGAGATGCGCGGCGACTGTGGCTTCACCTTCGGCAACGGCTGCTCTGGCGGTCGCACGGAGGTGGGCCTGTTCGGCTCCAATGCGCGCTCGCCCGCCAAGCCGACGATGGAGGTTTAGTCATGGGTTTGACCTATCGCGCCCTGGGCCTTCTGCTCACCTATCCGTCCGACGAGCTGCGGGCCGGCCTGCCCGAGATCGAAGCTGCGCTTCTGGCTGATCCGGCCTTGCCTGGGCCGATCGGCAAGGCGCTGTCGCGTCTTGTCGCCACGGTGGCGGCGGGCGATCTCCTTGACCGGCAAGAAGAGTATGTCTGGCTGTTCGACCGGACCCGGTCGCTGTCGCTGAACCTCTATGAGCATGTTCACGGCGAAAGCCGTGACCGGGGCCAGGCGATGGCCGCCTTGTTGGAGCTCTACCGCCAGCATGGCCTGGAACTGTCGGCGAACGAGCTTCCGGACTACCTGCCTGCGTTCCTGGATTTCCTCAGCAGCCTGCCCGACGAGAAGGCCGCCTCGCTACTGGCCGAGGCCCTGCATGTTCTGGCCGCGATCGGTGAGCGTCTCCATAAGCGCGGCAGTCCCTATCGCGCGGTGTTTGGAGCCCTGACGGCCCTGGCCGGACAGGTTCCCGACGCGGCGGCCCTAGCCGCCTTGCTGGATGAGCCGGACGATGATCCGGCCGACTTGGCCGCACTCGACAAGCAATGGGCCGAGACCGCCGTCACCTTCGGGCCGGGCGAAGCGGGATGTCCCAAGGTCGCGATGGCGGCCATGAACCCGTCGTCGCCTGCGGCGACGGCCTAGAGGGGGGAGAAGATCATGAACCTCAATCAGGCTCTTTTTGGCGTCTATCCCTATATCGCCCTGTCGGTGCTGGCGATCGGCTCGGTCGTCCGGTTTGATCGCGAGCAGTACACGTGGCGCTCAGGCTCCTCGCAACTGTTGCGCCGCCGGCAACTGATGCTGGGCTCGGTGCTATTCCACCTGGGCGTCTTGATGATTTTCGCGGGACACGTTGTTGGTCTGCTGACGCCGATCTGGATTTTCGACGCTCTGGGCGTGCCTCACTCGGCCAAGCAGATGCTGGCGATCGTGGCCGGTGGGATCGCTGGTGTGCTGGGGCTTTGCGGCGGTCTTGTCCTGCTGCATCGGCGACTGACCGATCCGCGCATTCGCAAGACCTCCAGCTTCAGCGACATCGCCATCCTGGTCCTGCTCGTGGCGCAGCTTTGCCTGGGCCTGGCCACAATCCCGACGTCGCTCGAACATCGGGACGGTCATGAGATGGTCAAGTTCATGTCTTGGGCTCAGGGCGTCTTTACGTTCCAGCCCGGCGTCGCAGATCACGTGGCCGATGTAGGCCTTGTGTTCAAAGCCCACCTGGTCCTGGGCATGACGATCCTTCTGGTGTTCCCGTTCACCCGTCTGGTGCACATGCTGTCGGCGCCGATCTGGTTCTTGGGCCGAAGGGGCTGGCAACTGGTGCGCACCCGCCGGCTGGGCCCTTGGACCCGGAAGACCGCCCGCTCGGCGCGGACGCCGGTTCAAGCGGTCTACCCCCGCAACACCCCGCAGATCAGGAAGGACTGACATGCGTTATCAGGTCGTTGGCGGGGTCCAAATCCCAGAAGCGCTGATCGCGCGCGAGGCGCAAAACCATCCGTCCGAGGCCGGAGGGCAAGCGTGGGCCGAAGCGGCGAACGCCTTGGCGGTGCGGGCGCTTCTCCTGCACCGGGCTGCGGCCCTGAACTTGAGCCCCGAGCCGGAGTTCGACGAACAGGGGAGAGAAGAGACCCCCGAGGAGGCGCTGGTCCGGGCGGTCCTCGATCAGGAGGTGGTCGCCTCTTCGCCGACGCCGGAAGAGTGCCGCAGGCTCTATGAGGCGCAAAATCACCGCTTCATGAGCCCAAGCCTAGTCGAGGCGTCGCATATTCTGGTGGCGGCGGCGGGCGATCAGCCCGACGATCTGGATGCGGCGGAAGCCCTGGCCAGGGGGCTGATCCACGAGTTGAAGACCGCGCCGCAACGGTTCTCGGACTTGGCCAGAGCCCACTCGGCGTGCCCATCGGCGGCGGCGGGCGGGTCGCTGGGACAACTGACGGAAGGCGACCTCGTCGCAGAGGTCGAACAGGCCCTGGCGCGCCTCGACCCTGGGCAGGTCGCGGCGGATCCCGTTCGCTCGCGGTTTGGTTGGCATGTCCTGCGCCTGGATCGCCGTGCGCCCGGGCAGCCCCTACCGTTCGAGCGGGTCGAGCCGGAGATCAGGCTCAATCTTGAGGGGCGGGCCTGGTCGGCGGCGGCGGCGCGATATGTGGCGGATCTGGCGGCGCAGGCCCGACAGGGCGGCCTGCTGAGCGTCGAAGAAAACACCCCAGCGCCCCAGGTGTTGTCGCTTGGCGCGCTGATCAGCGACGCCAATACAGTCAAGGGCCTTGAGGCTTGGCTTGAGGCCGCAGATCCGGCTCTGCTTGACCGGTCGCGCGCTGCGGCCGCCGAGGCGGGGCTGGACCTCACCGACTGGGTGTTGCGTCAGGCTGACACGTTTGTCCGCGAAGCCGACGATGAGGCCTGGACGCGCTTGATCTCGGCCGCGCAAGGTTCGGAAGATCCGGCCTTGGCGGGGCTGGGCGCGATCCTCAAGCGAACGCTTGTGGCCGAGCCTCGGCGGTTCACGCTGGTTCAACGCCGCGGCGGATAGGGGAGCCCATGGGACCGGTCGTCGTTCTCGCGGGAGGTCAGGGCGCGCGCCTTGGCGGCGACAAGCCCGCCCGGTGGCTCGGCGGACGGCCCTTGGTCGATTGGGCGCTTGATCGGGCCCGTCACTATGGCGGGCCGGTTGCGATCAGCGTGCGGCGGACCGGACAAGTGGCCATGTCCGATGGGTTGGAATTGCTCGACTCACCTGATCTTGAAGGGCCGCTGGCCGGGTTGGCGGCGGCGCTCGCCTTCGCGCGCGACCTGGCGGCGGCGCATGTCCTGACCCTACCCTGC
The DNA window shown above is from Caulobacter sp. FWC26 and carries:
- the narH gene encoding nitrate reductase subunit beta, whose translation is MKIRAQIGMVLNLDKCIGCHTCSVTCKNVWTNRDGVEYAWFNNVETKPGIGFPKDWENQKRWNGGWRRKANGKIEPKMGAKWRILAKIFANPDLPEIDDYYEPFDFDYAHLQNAPEMKAFPTARPRSKITGERMEKIEWGPNWEEILGGEFSKRSVDYNFEGVEKEIYGAFENTFMMYLPRLCEHCLNPACVAVCPSGAIYKREEDGVVLIDQDKCRGWRMCVSACPYKKIYYNWESGKSEKCTFCYPRIEVGLPTVCSETCVGRIRYLGVMLYDADRIGAAAAAADEKDLYQAQLDVFLDPNDPKVIAQARADGVPEAWLEAARHSPVYKMAVDWKVAFPLHPEYRTLPMVWYVPPLSPIQHAAAVGALETDGDMPDVSSLRIPVRYLANMLTAGDEAPVRLGLERMLAMRAYMRARSIDGRIDHGLAERVGMSSTQIEDMYRYMAIANYEDRFVIPTTHREWAEDTYEMRGDCGFTFGNGCSGGRTEVGLFGSNARSPAKPTMEV
- the narJ gene encoding nitrate reductase molybdenum cofactor assembly chaperone: MGLTYRALGLLLTYPSDELRAGLPEIEAALLADPALPGPIGKALSRLVATVAAGDLLDRQEEYVWLFDRTRSLSLNLYEHVHGESRDRGQAMAALLELYRQHGLELSANELPDYLPAFLDFLSSLPDEKAASLLAEALHVLAAIGERLHKRGSPYRAVFGALTALAGQVPDAAALAALLDEPDDDPADLAALDKQWAETAVTFGPGEAGCPKVAMAAMNPSSPAATA
- the narI gene encoding respiratory nitrate reductase subunit gamma → MNLNQALFGVYPYIALSVLAIGSVVRFDREQYTWRSGSSQLLRRRQLMLGSVLFHLGVLMIFAGHVVGLLTPIWIFDALGVPHSAKQMLAIVAGGIAGVLGLCGGLVLLHRRLTDPRIRKTSSFSDIAILVLLVAQLCLGLATIPTSLEHRDGHEMVKFMSWAQGVFTFQPGVADHVADVGLVFKAHLVLGMTILLVFPFTRLVHMLSAPIWFLGRRGWQLVRTRRLGPWTRKTARSARTPVQAVYPRNTPQIRKD
- a CDS encoding peptidylprolyl isomerase; translated protein: MRYQVVGGVQIPEALIAREAQNHPSEAGGQAWAEAANALAVRALLLHRAAALNLSPEPEFDEQGREETPEEALVRAVLDQEVVASSPTPEECRRLYEAQNHRFMSPSLVEASHILVAAAGDQPDDLDAAEALARGLIHELKTAPQRFSDLARAHSACPSAAAGGSLGQLTEGDLVAEVEQALARLDPGQVAADPVRSRFGWHVLRLDRRAPGQPLPFERVEPEIRLNLEGRAWSAAAARYVADLAAQARQGGLLSVEENTPAPQVLSLGALISDANTVKGLEAWLEAADPALLDRSRAAAAEAGLDLTDWVLRQADTFVREADDEAWTRLISAAQGSEDPALAGLGAILKRTLVAEPRRFTLVQRRGG